One part of the Lotus japonicus ecotype B-129 chromosome 2, LjGifu_v1.2 genome encodes these proteins:
- the LOC130738125 gene encoding protein MAIN-LIKE 1-like, producing the protein MARTKQTKRVSSEELADRRAYLHASHRRGDHDTDVSTSRKRARKGARKGAPKATTEVPAPATEVPATQVPDTEVPAPATEVPATQVPATEVPALSMPEVTATEVSPQSTPEVTAHDTVEPSTSSLDIDAVEEPESESESGSESEIEGEDVEVEDPNMPPLQRDPPFPGGPVELSLLQHYPDHIAPWTWHTLLGTTDPRYSERGDLRLATAGTKLGLMTCEGDNYREVRLIVERSGLYPLVRCSYVETDPGLISALVERWHEETSSFHMPFGEMTVTLDDVSALLHIPVGGRFYTPGVASRYDVAETCALLLGGDADLYMAEFDKLRGPTMRFSFLRDLYPKAVAEGRYEHAARMYLMHLVGATLFADKSGGHSFSALWIGMLQDLERVSEFAWGAMALATLYDQLGQSSRSGVKQMGGYTSLLMAWVFEHFPDRLVRRYANPAYTEDQPRARRWTESRSGHARLDERRVLLDELTADDVTWTPYEAHREWRQRDERALFSGYIRCPYPPAVRPHLPERVMRQFGYIQTIPRHPSEMDRSPAAEAVDAAFAGYVQYLFPEGDPAIEEGQAVGGYMDWYARVSHCFIIPDERRIDLSAVVNFKFYFYFLYALVVFCM; encoded by the exons ATGGCGAGGACAAAGCAAACTAAGAGGGTATCGTCTGAAGAGTTGGCCGATCGTCGTGCCTATCTCCACGCTTCTCATAGGCGAGGTGATCATGATACAGATGTGTCGACTTCTCGGAAGCGGGCTAGGAAGGGTGCTAGGAAGGGGGCTCCGAAGGCGACCACTGAGGTTCCTGCCcctgctactgaggttcctgctacTCAGGTTCCTGATACTGAGGTTCCTGCCcctgctactgaggttcctgctactcaggttcctgctactgaggttcctgctcTCTCGATGCCTGAGGTTACTGCTACTGAGGTTTCTCCTCAGTCGACGCCTGAGGTTACCGCCCACGATACTGTTGAGCCTTCCACCTCTTCACTTgatattgatgcagttgaggagCCGGAGTCGGAGTCGGAGTCGGGGTCTGAGTCTGAGATTGAGGGTGAGGatgtagaggtagaggatccGAATATGCCGCCGCTCCAGAGAGATCCACCGTTTCCTGGTGGGCCGGTTGAGTTGTCACTTCTGCAGCATTACCCGGATCACATAGCGCCGTGGACGTGGCATACCCTACTAGGCACCACTGACCCTCGTTATTCTGAGCGAGGTGATTTGAGGCTTGCCACTGCTGGTACGAAGCTCGGGCTGATGACGTGTGAGGGGGACAATTACAGGGAGGTCCGGTTGATTGTGGAGAGGAGCGGACTGTATCCACTGGTCAGGTGCAGCTATGTAGAGACGGATCCAGGGCTTATATCGGCCCTTGTGGAGAGGTGGCACGAGGAGACTAGTAGTTTCCACATGCCATTTGGGGAGATGACTGTCACCCTTGACGACGTCTCCGCTCTTCTTCACATCCCGGTTGGTGGGAGATTCTACACTCCAGGAGTGGCCTCGAGATATGATGTGGCAGAGACCTGCGCTTTGCTGTTAGGGGGGGATGCAGATTTGTACATGGCTGAGTTTGATAAGCTTAGGGGTCCGACTATGAGGTTCAGCTTCTTGCGAGACCTTTACCCGAAAGCTGTTGCAG AGGGGCGGTACGAGCATGCAGCCAGGATGTACCTGATGCATCTTGTTGGCGCGACATTGTTCGCCGACAAGAGTGGGGGGCACTCATTCTCCGCCCTTTGGATAGGCATGCTACAGGATCTTGAGCGGGTGTCGGAGTTCGCGTGGGGCGCCATGGCCCTTGCCacgttgtacgaccagcttgGACAGTCTTCTCGCAGCGGGGTCAAACAGATGGGCGGTTACACTTCCCTGTTGATGGCCTGGGTCTTTGAGCACTTTCCAGACAGGCTCGTTCGCCGGTATGCGAACCCGGCTTACACAGAGGACCAGCCCAGAGCTCGTAGGTGGACAGAGTCACGGTCGGGGCATGCTAGGCTTGACGAGAGGCGAGTACTACTTGATGAGTTGACGGCCGACGACGTCACTTGGACTCCATATGAGGCCCACAGGGAATGGCGACAGCGGGATGAGAGGGCTTTGTTCTCAGGCTACATTCGGTGTCCCTATCCCCCTGCTGTGCGACCTCATCTTCCGGAGCGGGTCATGCGACAGTTTGGGTATATACAGACGATCCCGCGCCACCCTAGTGAGATGGATAGATCTCCCGCAGCTGAGGCTGTTGATGCGGCATTCGCAGGTTATGTGCAGTACTTGTTCCCTGAGGGCGACCCTGCTATAGAGGAAGGACAGGCTGTGGGCGGTTACATGGATTGGTACGCTAGAGTGTCTCATTGTTTCATCATACCGGATGAGAGGAGGATTGATCTCAGTGCCGtggtaaattttaaattttatttctattttctttatgCACTTGTGGTTTTCTGTATGTGA